In Triticum aestivum cultivar Chinese Spring chromosome 5B, IWGSC CS RefSeq v2.1, whole genome shotgun sequence, the following proteins share a genomic window:
- the LOC123113173 gene encoding uncharacterized protein isoform X6, whose protein sequence is MGRLQKVSHQDVPLVSSLESADSLDEAFVPNDFAEDGSHPVSPDLSRDEGEFDKALLKFYLNQKVKCLKRKLSSASRRNVRQKRSTDFPTCATFTRYSGKFFSGVVAGMCPRYQNVIQTYGMGCLLNFVRTEVPLRLVKWLASRLDVPSSEFQFERKFIPMTKYDIHDILDLPVDGEPLVSDPESGRDFILSHFNVSSIPPVSFFASKLKSTEVELSDEDIFICFMIVALSSFLCPNSSLSPSPKYLHIFRDCSSVCNYDLSGYVYEWLLSSIKKFKNSTKVASKRSVTSGGCHYAFAVCYLDQLNFGLHSVPDVKPRILAWRGNKVKQFSELDRNNSRSYGKRPLKRLFAPVNPQKSIEKSSASKDGDVPLCSDMLFEMNVQKSFGARFGFEAAQVVINLVQSRNKDKPKLFVQWSQSLVIDVLECLSLSTLNAKSVPTPKVYSSEGHSLNKFSFGAKSVSIQSFIDERKCETVVEKSSPEVQQQIPNLNEASPFVSGVVSVGGFHNPVVLSSSSPAPKVCDEGVVNEANVEAAIPVADLSSIKSPSHSIGPSFSFLLFKFLYSSFSFLFVSCLFFSSPVLVSSLFVGISPSTTRCAIPVVGSTLEPSGPFWSY, encoded by the exons ATGGGTAGGCTACAGAAAGTGTCTCATCAGGATGTTCCATTAGTATCATCTTTAGAGAGTGCAGATTCACTGGATGAAGCTTTTGTGCCTAATGATTTTGCAGAAGATGGTTCTCATCCTGTGTCTCCG GATCTATCTCGAGATGAAGGAGAGTTCGACAAGGCTCTTTTGAAGTTCTATCTCAATCAA AAAGTAAAATGCTTAAAGAGGAAACTATCATCTGCTTCTAGGAGGAATGTG AGGCAGAAACGATCTACTGATTTCCCCACTTGTGCCACTTTCACTAGATATTCTGGGAAGTTCTTCTCTGGTGTTGTTGCTGGAATGTGTCCTAGGTATCAGAATGTCATCCAGACATACGGCATGGGCTGTCTCTTAAACTTTGTTAGGACCGAGGTTCCCCTTAGGCTAGTGAAGTGGCTTGCTAGTAGGCTTGATGTCCCTTCATCTGAATTCCAGTTCGAAAGGAAATTTATCCCAATGACCAAGTATGATATCCATGATATCCTTGACCTCCCAGTAGATGGTGAGCCACTTGTGTCTGATCCTGAGTCTGGACGTGATTTTATCCTGTCTCACTTCAATGTTTCTAGTATTCCTCCTGTCTCTTTCTTCGCCAGCAAGCTTAAATCCACCGAAGTCGAGTTGTCTGATGAAGACATTTTCATTTGCTTCATGATTGTTGCGTTGTCCTCATTCCTTTGTCCCAACTCTAGCCTCAGTCCTAGCCCGAAGTACCTGCATATTTTCAGGGATTGTTCTTCTGTGTGCAACTATGATCTGTCCGGATATGTTTATGAGTGGTTGTTGAGCAGCATCAAAAAGTTCAAGAATTCCACTAAAGTTGCTTCTAAAAGATCAGTGACGTCTGGTGGTTGTCACTATGCTTTTGCT GTTTGTTACCTTGACCAACTTAATTTCGGTCTCCATTCTGTCCCTGATGTCAAGCCCCGGATTCTAGCATGGAGAGGTAACAAAGTTAAGCAATTTTCAGAGCTTGACAGAAACAATAGCCGCTCTTATGGCAAGAGGCCTCTAAAGCGGTTGTTTGCTCCAGTTAATCCGCAG AAGTCTATCGAGAAATCTTCAGCAAGCAAAGATGGTGATGTTCCCCTTTGCAGTGACATGCTTTTTGAAATGAATGTGCAGAAATCCTTCGGTGCTCGTTTTGGGTTTGAG GCTGCTCAAGTAGTCATAAACCTTGTTCAATCTAGGAACAAAGACAAGCCCAAGCTATTTGTACAATGGTCACAGTCCCTTGTAATTGACGTTCTAGAATGCTTATCACTCTCTACTCTAAATGCCAAATCTGTCCCGACACCTAAAGTTTATTCAAGTGAGGGTCATTCTCTCAACAAGTTCTCTTTTGG CGCCAAGTCTGTCTCTATTCAATCTTTCATTGATGAGAGGAAGTGTGAGACTGTTGTTGAGAAATCATCTCCTGAAGTCCAGCAGCAAATCCCCAATTTGAATGAAGCTTCTCCTTTTGTTTCCGGTGTTGTTAGTGTTGGGGGTTTTCACAACCCAGTAGTTTTATCTAGTTCATCTCCAGCTCCTAAAGTGTGTGATGAG gGCGTGGTAAATGAGGCAAATGTTGAAGCTGCAATTCCAGTGGCGGATTTATCTTCTATAAAAAGTCCTTCTCATTCTATAGGTCCGAGCTTTTCTTTTCTCTTATTTAAATTCTTGTATTCttcattttcctttttatttgtgtcttgtttatttttttcttcaCCTGTGCTTGTATCTTCTCTTTTTGTAGGTATATCCCCTTCAACGACGCGGTGTGCAATTCCTGTTGTTGGTTCTACTTTGGAGCCCTCGGGTCCTTT CTGGTCTTATTAA
- the LOC123113173 gene encoding uncharacterized protein isoform X3: MGRLQKVSHQDVPLVSSLESADSLDEAFVPNDFAEDGSHPVSPDLSRDEGEFDKALLKFYLNQKVKCLKRKLSSASRRNVKRSTDFPTCATFTRYSGKFFSGVVAGMCPRYQNVIQTYGMGCLLNFVRTEVPLRLVKWLASRLDVPSSEFQFERKFIPMTKYDIHDILDLPVDGEPLVSDPESGRDFILSHFNVSSIPPVSFFASKLKSTEVELSDEDIFICFMIVALSSFLCPNSSLSPSPKYLHIFRDCSSVCNYDLSGYVYEWLLSSIKKFKNSTKVASKRSVTSGGCHYAFAVCYLDQLNFGLHSVPDVKPRILAWRGNKVKQFSELDRNNSRSYGKRPLKRLFAPVNPQKSIEKSSASKDGDVPLCSDMLFEMNVQKSFGARFGFEAAQVVINLVQSRNKDKPKLFVQWSQSLVIDVLECLSLSTLNAKSVPTPKVYSSEGHSLNKFSFGAKSVSIQSFIDERKCETVVEKSSPEVQQQIPNLNEASPFVSGVVSVGGFHNPVVLSSSSPAPKVCDEGVVNEANVEAAIPVADLSSIKSPSHSIGISPSTTRCAIPVVGSTLEPSAGLIKKCEPKADDNGFQRPTFAQLNRTLGVQSNGDVTNGEPNVKEVDNSFGEPSPLVPILLSQRFHNAVASCLWSLMTRGFVCPGRTGKMFTRPV, encoded by the exons ATGGGTAGGCTACAGAAAGTGTCTCATCAGGATGTTCCATTAGTATCATCTTTAGAGAGTGCAGATTCACTGGATGAAGCTTTTGTGCCTAATGATTTTGCAGAAGATGGTTCTCATCCTGTGTCTCCG GATCTATCTCGAGATGAAGGAGAGTTCGACAAGGCTCTTTTGAAGTTCTATCTCAATCAA AAAGTAAAATGCTTAAAGAGGAAACTATCATCTGCTTCTAGGAGGAATGTG AAACGATCTACTGATTTCCCCACTTGTGCCACTTTCACTAGATATTCTGGGAAGTTCTTCTCTGGTGTTGTTGCTGGAATGTGTCCTAGGTATCAGAATGTCATCCAGACATACGGCATGGGCTGTCTCTTAAACTTTGTTAGGACCGAGGTTCCCCTTAGGCTAGTGAAGTGGCTTGCTAGTAGGCTTGATGTCCCTTCATCTGAATTCCAGTTCGAAAGGAAATTTATCCCAATGACCAAGTATGATATCCATGATATCCTTGACCTCCCAGTAGATGGTGAGCCACTTGTGTCTGATCCTGAGTCTGGACGTGATTTTATCCTGTCTCACTTCAATGTTTCTAGTATTCCTCCTGTCTCTTTCTTCGCCAGCAAGCTTAAATCCACCGAAGTCGAGTTGTCTGATGAAGACATTTTCATTTGCTTCATGATTGTTGCGTTGTCCTCATTCCTTTGTCCCAACTCTAGCCTCAGTCCTAGCCCGAAGTACCTGCATATTTTCAGGGATTGTTCTTCTGTGTGCAACTATGATCTGTCCGGATATGTTTATGAGTGGTTGTTGAGCAGCATCAAAAAGTTCAAGAATTCCACTAAAGTTGCTTCTAAAAGATCAGTGACGTCTGGTGGTTGTCACTATGCTTTTGCT GTTTGTTACCTTGACCAACTTAATTTCGGTCTCCATTCTGTCCCTGATGTCAAGCCCCGGATTCTAGCATGGAGAGGTAACAAAGTTAAGCAATTTTCAGAGCTTGACAGAAACAATAGCCGCTCTTATGGCAAGAGGCCTCTAAAGCGGTTGTTTGCTCCAGTTAATCCGCAG AAGTCTATCGAGAAATCTTCAGCAAGCAAAGATGGTGATGTTCCCCTTTGCAGTGACATGCTTTTTGAAATGAATGTGCAGAAATCCTTCGGTGCTCGTTTTGGGTTTGAG GCTGCTCAAGTAGTCATAAACCTTGTTCAATCTAGGAACAAAGACAAGCCCAAGCTATTTGTACAATGGTCACAGTCCCTTGTAATTGACGTTCTAGAATGCTTATCACTCTCTACTCTAAATGCCAAATCTGTCCCGACACCTAAAGTTTATTCAAGTGAGGGTCATTCTCTCAACAAGTTCTCTTTTGG CGCCAAGTCTGTCTCTATTCAATCTTTCATTGATGAGAGGAAGTGTGAGACTGTTGTTGAGAAATCATCTCCTGAAGTCCAGCAGCAAATCCCCAATTTGAATGAAGCTTCTCCTTTTGTTTCCGGTGTTGTTAGTGTTGGGGGTTTTCACAACCCAGTAGTTTTATCTAGTTCATCTCCAGCTCCTAAAGTGTGTGATGAG gGCGTGGTAAATGAGGCAAATGTTGAAGCTGCAATTCCAGTGGCGGATTTATCTTCTATAAAAAGTCCTTCTCATTCTATAG GTATATCCCCTTCAACGACGCGGTGTGCAATTCCTGTTGTTGGTTCTACTTTGGAGCCCTCGG CTGGTCTTATTAAGAAATGCGAACCCAAGGCCGATGATAATGGTTTTCAAAGACCCACTTTTGCTCAGTTAAATCGCACTCTTGGTGTTCAATCTAATGGCGATGTTACCAATGGTGAGCCCAATGTTAAAGAGGTCGATAATTCTTTTGGAGAACCGTCCCCTCTGGTTCCTATTCTCTTGTCGCAGCGTTTCCATAATGCGGTTGCAAGTTGTTTGTGGTCCCTGATGACGAGGGGGTTTGTTTGTCCAGGTCGAACGGGCAAGATGTTTACCCGACCCGTTTAG
- the LOC123113173 gene encoding uncharacterized protein isoform X4, translated as MGRLQKVSHQDVPLVSSLESADSLDEAFVPNDFAEDGSHPVSPDLSRDEGEFDKALLKFYLNQKVKCLKRKLSSASRRNVRQKRSTDFPTCATFTRYSGKFFSGVVAGMCPRYQNVIQTYGMGCLLNFVRTEVPLRLVKWLASRLDVPSSEFQFERKFIPMTKYDIHDILDLPVDGEPLVSDPESGRDFILSHFNVSSIPPVSFFASKLKSTEVELSDEDIFICFMIVALSSFLCPNSSLSPSPKYLHIFRDCSSVCNYDLSGYVYEWLLSSIKKFKNSTKVASKRSVTSGGCHYAFAVCYLDQLNFGLHSVPDVKPRILAWRGNKVKQFSELDRNNSRSYGKRPLKRLFAPVNPQKSIEKSSASKDGDVPLCSDMLFEMNVQKSFGARFGFEAAQVVINLVQSRNKDKPKLFVQWSQSLVIDVLECLSLSTLNAKSVPTPKVYSSEGHSLNKFSFGAKSVSIQSFIDERKCETVVEKSSPEVQQQIPNLNEASPFVSGVVSVGGFHNPVVLSSSSPAPKVCDEGVVNEANVEAAIPVADLSSIKSPSHSIAGLIKKCEPKADDNGFQRPTFAQLNRTLGVQSNGDVTNGEPNVKEVDNSFGEPSPLVPILLSQRFHNAVASCLWSLMTRGFVCPGRTGKMFTRPV; from the exons ATGGGTAGGCTACAGAAAGTGTCTCATCAGGATGTTCCATTAGTATCATCTTTAGAGAGTGCAGATTCACTGGATGAAGCTTTTGTGCCTAATGATTTTGCAGAAGATGGTTCTCATCCTGTGTCTCCG GATCTATCTCGAGATGAAGGAGAGTTCGACAAGGCTCTTTTGAAGTTCTATCTCAATCAA AAAGTAAAATGCTTAAAGAGGAAACTATCATCTGCTTCTAGGAGGAATGTG AGGCAGAAACGATCTACTGATTTCCCCACTTGTGCCACTTTCACTAGATATTCTGGGAAGTTCTTCTCTGGTGTTGTTGCTGGAATGTGTCCTAGGTATCAGAATGTCATCCAGACATACGGCATGGGCTGTCTCTTAAACTTTGTTAGGACCGAGGTTCCCCTTAGGCTAGTGAAGTGGCTTGCTAGTAGGCTTGATGTCCCTTCATCTGAATTCCAGTTCGAAAGGAAATTTATCCCAATGACCAAGTATGATATCCATGATATCCTTGACCTCCCAGTAGATGGTGAGCCACTTGTGTCTGATCCTGAGTCTGGACGTGATTTTATCCTGTCTCACTTCAATGTTTCTAGTATTCCTCCTGTCTCTTTCTTCGCCAGCAAGCTTAAATCCACCGAAGTCGAGTTGTCTGATGAAGACATTTTCATTTGCTTCATGATTGTTGCGTTGTCCTCATTCCTTTGTCCCAACTCTAGCCTCAGTCCTAGCCCGAAGTACCTGCATATTTTCAGGGATTGTTCTTCTGTGTGCAACTATGATCTGTCCGGATATGTTTATGAGTGGTTGTTGAGCAGCATCAAAAAGTTCAAGAATTCCACTAAAGTTGCTTCTAAAAGATCAGTGACGTCTGGTGGTTGTCACTATGCTTTTGCT GTTTGTTACCTTGACCAACTTAATTTCGGTCTCCATTCTGTCCCTGATGTCAAGCCCCGGATTCTAGCATGGAGAGGTAACAAAGTTAAGCAATTTTCAGAGCTTGACAGAAACAATAGCCGCTCTTATGGCAAGAGGCCTCTAAAGCGGTTGTTTGCTCCAGTTAATCCGCAG AAGTCTATCGAGAAATCTTCAGCAAGCAAAGATGGTGATGTTCCCCTTTGCAGTGACATGCTTTTTGAAATGAATGTGCAGAAATCCTTCGGTGCTCGTTTTGGGTTTGAG GCTGCTCAAGTAGTCATAAACCTTGTTCAATCTAGGAACAAAGACAAGCCCAAGCTATTTGTACAATGGTCACAGTCCCTTGTAATTGACGTTCTAGAATGCTTATCACTCTCTACTCTAAATGCCAAATCTGTCCCGACACCTAAAGTTTATTCAAGTGAGGGTCATTCTCTCAACAAGTTCTCTTTTGG CGCCAAGTCTGTCTCTATTCAATCTTTCATTGATGAGAGGAAGTGTGAGACTGTTGTTGAGAAATCATCTCCTGAAGTCCAGCAGCAAATCCCCAATTTGAATGAAGCTTCTCCTTTTGTTTCCGGTGTTGTTAGTGTTGGGGGTTTTCACAACCCAGTAGTTTTATCTAGTTCATCTCCAGCTCCTAAAGTGTGTGATGAG gGCGTGGTAAATGAGGCAAATGTTGAAGCTGCAATTCCAGTGGCGGATTTATCTTCTATAAAAAGTCCTTCTCATTCTATAG CTGGTCTTATTAAGAAATGCGAACCCAAGGCCGATGATAATGGTTTTCAAAGACCCACTTTTGCTCAGTTAAATCGCACTCTTGGTGTTCAATCTAATGGCGATGTTACCAATGGTGAGCCCAATGTTAAAGAGGTCGATAATTCTTTTGGAGAACCGTCCCCTCTGGTTCCTATTCTCTTGTCGCAGCGTTTCCATAATGCGGTTGCAAGTTGTTTGTGGTCCCTGATGACGAGGGGGTTTGTTTGTCCAGGTCGAACGGGCAAGATGTTTACCCGACCCGTTTAG